The following is a genomic window from Serratia ficaria.
CCGGAGATGTAGGTTTACATTTAACAATTGCCATTGTTCTTACTCCTCCGACTTACTCTGCGCCGCCGATGAAGTCCAGATTCTGGCCTTCTTTCAGGGTGACGTAAGCTTTTTTCCAGTCGCTACGACGACCAACACGCTGACCGTGACGTTTCACTTTCCCTTTAACTACCAGGGTGTTCACGTCTTCGACTTCGACTTCAAACAGTTTCTGCACTGCAGCTTTGATTTCT
Proteins encoded in this region:
- the rplW gene encoding 50S ribosomal protein L23 encodes the protein MIREERLLKVLRAPHVSEKASAAMEKSNTIVLKVAKDATKAEIKAAVQKLFEVEVEDVNTLVVKGKVKRHGQRVGRRSDWKKAYVTLKEGQNLDFIGGAE